In the genome of Nonomuraea sp. NBC_00507, the window ACCACTGCTCCAGGGCGTCGGCGGTCCGGTCGTCCAGCACGTCGATGGGCTGGTGGGTGTCCATGTCGATCAGCACGGTGGCGTAGGAGCGCCCGCGCTTCTTGGAGAAATCGTCAACCCCGAGCACGGTGACCTGGCCGATCTCGGGATCGGGCAGGGCACGGACCAGACCGATCAGCGTGTCCCGGCAGACGCGTACGCCGAGTCGCTCCAGTAGTCGGGAGGCGGCGCGCCCGGCCAGTGCCAGCGCCATCAACTCCAGCAGCCGGCGCAGCAGTTTCGTCCGGCGGGCGTAGCGCCGGGTGAGACTGGGCACCGGTTCGGCGAACGTCCGGACCGGGCACGCCGGATTCTGGCAGGTCAGGCGGCGGACCGTGAGCGCGATCAGGACCGGGCGGCCCGCAGCGGGCAGATCATGCAGCAGCCGGCGGTAGCGGCCATGCACTCGCGAGGAGGATGTGTCGCACGCCCGGCAAGCCGCCGGCCCGCCCTTGGTATGCGCCGTGACCAGCACGTAGTCCCCGTGATCGGTCACCTCCTCGATGACCAGTTCGGCCAGATGGGGGAAGAACATCCGCAGGCAGCAGGCATCGCCCGCCACCGCATGCTGCGCACAGGGCACAATGAACCTCGCGGCCGCTCAAATGATGATCACGTTCTTGGTCGAACAAGATCCTCACGGGGCGGCCGCGCCTACGCGCGGCCAGTTACACGATTGCGATCAGCCCCTGAATCGACGTCCCGGCCACCGTCTGTAACGGCACCACATAAAGATCGCCAGAGCCAGATCCCCAAAGCGCCATCACTGGCCGGCCGCTACGTCGAACTGGCCTTCGACCCCTTCGACTTGACCCGCATCGAAGTACGGCTGAACGGCAAACCAGTCGGGGCGGCCACAGCGTTCACGATCGGCCGGCACGCCCACCCCAAAGCCCGCTCCGAATTGCCCGGCGACACCACCACGTCACCACCGGCGCCGCTGACCAGCATCGACTACCTGCGTCTCGTCGACGCCGAACACCGCGCCGCCCAGCACCAGCCGATCAACTACAGCGCACTGCTGGAGGCCCACGTCCACGAAACCGAAGGAGAGCGGCGGTGATCGAGCGCTTGCGATCCCACTACGGCTTCACCCGCACCCCCTTCGGCCGCGACCTGGCCCCGGGCATGCTGTTCAAACACACCGCCCACGCCGAAGCCGCCGCCCGGCTCACCTGGTGCATCACCGAGAAGGCCATCGGCATGGTCACCGGCGAGGTCGGCGTCGGCAAGACCGTCGCCCTACGCGCCGCCCTCGGCACCCTGGATCCCGCCCGCTACAGCATCATCTACATCGCCGACCCCGAGATCGGCATGCGCGGCATCCTGACCCAGCTCGTGATCGGCCTGGACGGCGACCCCAAACCACACCTGGCCACCCTCATCCCGCAAGCCGCCGACATCCTGGCCGGTGAGCAAGCCGAACGCGGCCGCACCCCCGTCCTCATCCTGGACGAGGCGCACCTGCTCAACCACGCCCAGTTGGATGCCTTGAGGATGATGACCAACCATGAGCTCGACAGTCGCCAGCCCTTCGCGCTGCTCCTGCTCGGCCAGCCCACCCTCCGCCGTATGATCAAACTCGGCGTCCTGGCCGCTCTCGACCAGCGCATCTCCGTCCGCTACCCGATGGGCGGCATGACCAGCGAGGAGACCAGCGGATACATCCGCCACCACCTCCAACTCGCAGGCCGCCAAGATCCGCTCTTCTCCGACGATGCCACCACACTCATCCACGAGTCCGCCCGCGGCAAGCCCCGCACCGTCAACAACCTGGCCATCCAGGCCTTGCTGGCCAGCATCGCCGCGGGCAAGGCGATCGTCGACGAAAGCGCCGCCCGCTCCGCCGTCACCGAGGTGATCTCTCCAGAGTGAGCATCACCGCGACAGCGTGTCCCTGAAGGCCTCGCCCCTCACCGACCGGGCGAGGCCTTCGCACGTCCGCCAAGCCTCTCGTTGATGACGCTTCCATGGACACGACGAATGTCGCGCAACACCCGCCTACGCCCACGCGGCACGGCGATCCCTGCTCATCTCGGCCGCCGGGATGCGGCGGAAGGTCGGGTTCGGACAGCGGCCCAGAGGGAACGCAGGTCGGAAGCCTGAGGAAGGAGGTCCCGCGCACCAGCACGGACTACTCGAGCGTACCAGCGGATCTCAATTACGATCATCGCGATGTAGCTCACGCTCGATGCAAGTGATGCACCCGCGGCCCCCCACCAAGGAACCATGACGATGGACAGCGCCAGAGTCACGAACAGAGCGCTCACAGGGATGGCGGCCATGGTCATGGGACGGCCCAGCCGAACCAGATATTGCTCCACCGGCCGGTGCAGGGAAAAGGCGATTACGCCCGGAGCCATGCAGAGCAAAGGGCTCACGCTACCGGTGAACGCGACCCCGTAGACCAACGGGATCAAGGTGGGAGACACGATGACCACAGCGCAGACCACAACCGATGACAGGAGCAGGTTGAGTCGTATGGCACGAGCGGTGATGTGTCTTGCGCCATGCTCTTCTTCGCCAGCTTGGCGGGAAAGAATAACTTGCGCCACGACGTCAGCCGGTATGAGTGCAAGGGTCAGGACCGTCATGGCAACGATGTATAGGCCCACTTCTGCCGCGGACACGTGAGTGTTCAGCAGGAGAACATTTGCCATAATCAGAAGTTGGAGAGCCACAGGCCCAATGTGATAGCGACCAGACAACGCCAGCTGCCGGCAGGCGAGCGGGAGCTCAGCCCGCAGCTTGAGCGGGCCAAGAGCCTTAATCAGCAACGGGAACGGCGTGGCAGTGGAGATTGTCCAGCAAACGACCGCTGAGGCGGTGGTAAGAGATCCCACGAAAAAAAGCACAACGATCGGCACATGCAGGACGAGCGCAGAGACTACGACCGCACGATTGATTACCGCAGTACGAGACTGTAGGAGCAGGATCCCGTTGAGGTTGGTCGCCGCGACGCCGAGCGGCACAGCAATCAGAGCTATCACCAGCAGGTCTGGTGCTGGCAAGGGGACGAAGGCTGTGACGATTCCACATGTAACAAGAGCAGAGAAAACACCGAGTACTATGCCGAGGATGAGGGCGTTGCCCGTCACCGACGGGCGTCGTGCCGCGTCAGGCCAGAAAGCTATCTGGGACTTCGACAATGAGAGGTGACCCATGGCGATCGCGGTCAGGGCCGTTGTCGTGACCATAGCGTAAGTTCCCTGGCCTTGGGGCTGCAAACTGCGCGCGAGTATAATCCCGGTAACCGCGATCAACACCGACCGCAGCGCGGAACTGGCCATCGTCTGAATGGTGTCCGCGAAGATCTTATTCATGACGACAGGGATGGACACCCGGTCATACCTTGATTGTGAGAAGTTGCGTGAGCGCGGTACCAGAGCTCTAGCTGCAGGAGGGTCCAGAGACGGACACTGTGGTCGGCGCCCGCAATATGACGATGGAGCAGATTGCGCACTACGGCCGGACGGAACAGGCCCCTGTCGCGTGCAGTGGCATCGGTCAGCACATCGAAGGCCAAGTCGCGAAGCTCTCCGCGCAGCCACGAAGCGAGCGGCACACCGAACCCCTGCTTTGGATACTCCAGTATTTCTCTTGGCAACCACGGGCGGACGGCTCGTTTAAGCAGCAGTTTGGTCTCGTTATTGCGAACCTTCAGGCTGATGGGTAGACCGGCCGCCCACTCCAGGAGGTGATGATCAAGAAAAGGCGATCGGGCCTCTAGCGAGTTGGCCATCACGGTGATGTCCACTTTAACTAGCAAGTCACCGGGAAGATAGGTGGCGATGTCGACGTCGAGGACACGGCCGAGATCGGTCTCCGCCCGTGACCGCTGAAAGGCTTCCTCGAACAGCCGGTAGCTGTCCACCTCCCCCAGCAGGTACCGGAGATCGTCACTATAAATCTCGGCTTTCCACTTGGGCGTGAAGGAGGACATCAGGCGTGCATACCGCTGTGCTGGAGGTGCTGCAGCAAACTGCAGCAGGCGCCCGAGGCGGCGACAGAAAGATCCGCTCTCGCTCCGCTGCGCGATGAGGTCACCAATGGAGGCGGATGTCGCTGCGAGTCTTCGGGGTATGTCCGGAATCCACGCGGCCTTATCCATCAGTATGTAGCGCTGGTATCCACCGAAGCTCTCATCCCCGCCGTCACCGTTGAGCACGACTGTGACATGCTGCCGGCTCAGTTGCGCGACGTAGAAACTTGGAATGGCCGAGGAATCAGCGAACGGCTCATCGAAGTGCCACGCGATGCGCGGCAGGACATCCAGCAAGTCGGAGGTGACTACAAACTCGTGGTGATCTGTACCGTAGCGATCGGCGACTATCCGCGCTTTATGACGTTCGTCATACTGGCTCTCTTCAAAGCCTACGCAGAATGTCTTGACCGGTCGAGTGCTCTGCATGGCCATGGCAGCCACCACTGCAGACGAGTCGATGCCACCAGACAAGAATGCTCCGATGGGGCGCTCACTCGCCATGCGGATGCGGGTCGCCTCAAGGATTAGCTCGCGCAGCCGCTCCTCCTCTTCCACCTCATTCGTCACGTGCCGTGGGCTACTGTCCAATTCCCAGTATCGGCGTACAGTAATCTGGCCCCGCTCCCAGATCAGTAGGTGCCCGGGCGGAAGCTTGCAGACTCGCTTGTAAATGGACCAAGGTGCGGGAACGTACTGGTAAGTCAGGTAGTGGTGCAGCGCTATCGGATCGACATCCCGCTGCAGACCAGGATCCCGCTCCAAGGACTTGAGCTCCGAGCCGAACCATATTGAGCCGCCCTCCGAACGCCAGTAGAGAGGCTTCTTCCCGACGCGATCTCGCGCCAAGAGCAAGCGTCCATGCCTACGATCCCATATGGCGAAGGCAAACATTCCTCTGAGTTGGCGGACCATATCGGTACCGTACTCCTCGTAGAGGTGGACGAGGCATTCGGAGTCACCTGTGCCGCTCAGCCGGTGTCCTTGCGCGGCCAGAGCTTGCCGCAGGTCAGCAAAGTTATAAATTTCACCGTTGAAGATGGCGACGATCTGCTTGTCCTCGTTGTAGACAGGCTGGTCGCCAGTGGCCAGATCAATGATCGCCAGTCGGCGCATGCCGAGCGCCGCATGTTCGTCGAAATGGAAGCCCGCACCGTCAGGCCCCCGGTGCACGATCATCTCGCACATACGACGGACGAGATCCGAGTCGGGCCGCGAAGTCGAGACCATTCCGGCTATGCCGCACATTTGTCCTCCAGGACCATGTGAAACCGCTTCAGTAGTCCCTCGCTCATGAGTTCATGTCGAGGTCTTTGCAAGCACATGCGCCTGCGTTAGATTCGCAGCAAAATGGGAGTTCTGGATGGTCGAAGGATTGGAAAACCATGGCCGCGTTAGGATGCGCCGGAAGCATTCTCTGCTGCCACAACGGTGCCTTCCATTCGATTGCACACTACCAATATGGCGAGAAATATTTCGAAGATATGGTCGGTAGCTATCTCATGGCAGACATGCCATTGATCCGGATCATCAACTAGTCATCGACTTTGGCATGAAGCACCGACATGTGCGGTTCAGGCTCGCAGTTCATAGGTGTTTAACTCTATGTCTTTGCTAGTCTTTGACCTCGGGCCTTTCACGGGGTTTCCATAAATCCGATCCTAGACGATTACATTGCACTTTGATCGGCCG includes:
- a CDS encoding ExeA family protein; protein product: MIERLRSHYGFTRTPFGRDLAPGMLFKHTAHAEAAARLTWCITEKAIGMVTGEVGVGKTVALRAALGTLDPARYSIIYIADPEIGMRGILTQLVIGLDGDPKPHLATLIPQAADILAGEQAERGRTPVLILDEAHLLNHAQLDALRMMTNHELDSRQPFALLLLGQPTLRRMIKLGVLAALDQRISVRYPMGGMTSEETSGYIRHHLQLAGRQDPLFSDDATTLIHESARGKPRTVNNLAIQALLASIAAGKAIVDESAARSAVTEVISPE
- a CDS encoding lipopolysaccharide biosynthesis protein, whose amino-acid sequence is MNKIFADTIQTMASSALRSVLIAVTGIILARSLQPQGQGTYAMVTTTALTAIAMGHLSLSKSQIAFWPDAARRPSVTGNALILGIVLGVFSALVTCGIVTAFVPLPAPDLLVIALIAVPLGVAATNLNGILLLQSRTAVINRAVVVSALVLHVPIVVLFFVGSLTTASAVVCWTISTATPFPLLIKALGPLKLRAELPLACRQLALSGRYHIGPVALQLLIMANVLLLNTHVSAAEVGLYIVAMTVLTLALIPADVVAQVILSRQAGEEEHGARHITARAIRLNLLLSSVVVCAVVIVSPTLIPLVYGVAFTGSVSPLLCMAPGVIAFSLHRPVEQYLVRLGRPMTMAAIPVSALFVTLALSIVMVPWWGAAGASLASSVSYIAMIVIEIRWYARVVRAGARDLLPQASDLRSLWAAVRTRPSAASRRPR
- the asnB gene encoding asparagine synthase (glutamine-hydrolyzing) produces the protein MCGIAGMVSTSRPDSDLVRRMCEMIVHRGPDGAGFHFDEHAALGMRRLAIIDLATGDQPVYNEDKQIVAIFNGEIYNFADLRQALAAQGHRLSGTGDSECLVHLYEEYGTDMVRQLRGMFAFAIWDRRHGRLLLARDRVGKKPLYWRSEGGSIWFGSELKSLERDPGLQRDVDPIALHHYLTYQYVPAPWSIYKRVCKLPPGHLLIWERGQITVRRYWELDSSPRHVTNEVEEEERLRELILEATRIRMASERPIGAFLSGGIDSSAVVAAMAMQSTRPVKTFCVGFEESQYDERHKARIVADRYGTDHHEFVVTSDLLDVLPRIAWHFDEPFADSSAIPSFYVAQLSRQHVTVVLNGDGGDESFGGYQRYILMDKAAWIPDIPRRLAATSASIGDLIAQRSESGSFCRRLGRLLQFAAAPPAQRYARLMSSFTPKWKAEIYSDDLRYLLGEVDSYRLFEEAFQRSRAETDLGRVLDVDIATYLPGDLLVKVDITVMANSLEARSPFLDHHLLEWAAGLPISLKVRNNETKLLLKRAVRPWLPREILEYPKQGFGVPLASWLRGELRDLAFDVLTDATARDRGLFRPAVVRNLLHRHIAGADHSVRLWTLLQLELWYRAHATSHNQGMTGCPSLSS